In Granulicella mallensis MP5ACTX8, the sequence GATCGCATGCTTGCCATCCGGCGTAGTGAAGAAGACAGTCTGCGTGCCCTTACCCGGCTGCGACTTATCTGACACAAAGACAACGACCTTGCTGACACCAGGGGCCGGCGTCGCAAGGACTGCGGCAACGCTCCAGATGCGATTCTCGTCGTAACCCCAGATCGCCTTCAGAAAGCTGTTAACCTCATCGGCCGTAGGAGAGGTCGCCGTAAAATTCTTCGGATTTACCGGAGGAAACGGATTGGCAGGCGGCACGGCGTTCTGCGGCTTGGGAGCCTGGGGCTCCGCAGCCTGCGTTGCGGGACTAAGCTTGGGCGTGCCCGGCGTCTGCCCGAACATCGGTACTGCGACTGTCAGCAGCGCCAGACCGGCTGCCGTTGCGAGGGTGCTGTTCTTCACGTCTTTCGGTCTCCTGGCTTCAGCGGTCTCCGCCTCAGCCGTTTATTTCTTTTCAGATTTTGTCGAGCTTTTCCGTTAGGGCCTGCTTGAACCATTAGACCCCGGTTGAACTTCAGACTTCGCGTTTTGCGGCGATGGGAAAGCGTCTCCCCATGCCAAAGGACTTCTTGGAAACCTTGAGCACCGGAGCAGCCTGCTGCCGTTTGTACTCACTGCGCTCCACCAACTGGATCACCGAGCGCACCAGGTTCTCATCCACACCCTGCTTTGCCGCAATCTCTTCGGCAGAGACATAGTCCTCAATGTAAGCCCTCAGGATCGGATCGAGCACCTCGTAAGGCGGCAGGGAGTCGGTATCCTTCTGCCCCGGCCGCAACTCCGCCGAGGGAGGCTTGGTCAAGGTGTCTTCCGGGATGATCTCACGCTCACGGTTGGCGTAATGGCTTAACGCGTAGACCTCGGTCTTGTACACATCTCCGATCACGGCAAGCGCGCCGACCATATCGCCATAAAGCGTGCAATAACCGGTCGCCATCTCGCTCTTGTTGCCGGTCGTCAGCACCAGGGCTCCGGTCTTGTTGGAGAGCGCCATCAGCAGGCTGCCGCGAATGCGCGGCTGCAGATTCTCCTCCGCCAGGCCAAACGACGTGCCGGCAAAGAACGGCTGTAACGAGTCAGAGAACTGCGTGTAGATCTCGCGCACAGGCACGACCGAGAACGCGATCCCCAGGTTCTGCGCCAACTTCTCGGCATCGCTGACCGAACCGGTAGACGAAAACTCGCTCGGCATCCCGATTCCCTGCACATTCTCCGCGCCGAGAGCCTCCACGGCAATCGCCGCAACCAGAGCCGAATCGATTCCCCCGCTCAACCCCAGGAGCGCCTTCTTGAAGCCACACTTGCGCACATAATCGCGTGTTCCCAGCACCAGCGCCTGCCATGTGAGGGACGTCTGGGTCGCGGCGTCCGTCTCCGGCACAGAAGCTACCTTTACCGGAGCGCTATCCGTATCGAAGATCACAAGGTCTTCGGCAAACCCACGCGCCTGCGCCACGATCTCCCCGTCAGGCCCGGCGACAAACGAGTTTCCGTCGAAGACCAGGCTATCGTTGGCCCCTACCTGGTTCACCAGCACGACCGTCGCATGGTGCCGCTTCGCCAGGGCGCCGATCATGCGCTGCCGGACTTCGACCTTGCCATGCCAGTAAGGAGAAGCGGAGATGTTCAGAATCAGCCGCTGCCCTCCCAGTGGTTGCGGCAGTACAGCCCACTGCTTCATCAACTCTTCAACAGGGTCGACAGAATAATTGCGGCGCGGCCAGAATACCTTGTCGTTCCAGGCGTCCTCGCATACCGTGAGTGCCACGGCCTGACCTTTGACCACCGCGAGCGACTGATGGGTCGCAGGCTCAAAGTAACGCTGCTCATCAAAGACGTCATAGAACGGGAGCAGCATCTTCTGCTGCAGGCTCCGGATCTCTCCTGCCTCCAGCAGCGCCGCGACGTTGCGCACATGCTTGCCGGTAGGTTGTGCAACGGACAATGCCGCCCCGCAGAGGATGGCTGGACGCCCTTCCCCCTTGGTCAACGCGGCAACCTCCGCCAGCGACGCCTCGGCGCGTTTGACAAACGATTCCTTTTCAAGGAGATCCGCGGGTGGATATCCGCAGATCGCAAGTTCCGGAAAGATCACGAGGTCGGCGCGTTGCGCAACAGCGCACTCCGTAAACTCACGAATCTTCTGCAAATTGCCGGAGAAGTCTCCGACAGTCGGGTTGATTTGGGCCAGGGCAATCCGCACAGAATCAGTCTATCGCGGCCCGGGGTTCCTCAGGAGCCTGTGCCGCCCACAACGACACTGATCGTCCGCGCCAGGATGCGTAGATCCAGCAACAGGTTCCAGTTCTCGACATACGCCGTGTCCAGTGAGATATAGCTGTCGAACGAGGGATCCTGGCGGGCTTCCACCTGCCACAGCCCGGTCATTCCCGGCAGCACATCCAGACGGCGCAGATGAGAGAGCTCATACTGCTCGACCTCGGCAGCAATCGGCGGCCGCGGACCGACGAGGCTCATATCGCCGATCAGCACATTGAAGAGCTGGGGAAGCTCGTCCAGAGAGTACTTGCGCAGGATGACGCCGATTTTGGTGATGCGAGGATCGTTGCTGATCTTGAAGAGCACACCCTCGCGTTCGTTCAGATGCGCCAGGTTCTCGCGCAGCCGGTCGGCATTGACCACCATCGTGCGGAACTTGTAGCAGGTGAAAGTCCGTCCCTTGCGGCCAATGCGCTGAGCGCGGTAGAAGAACGGCCCCTTGGAATCGAGCCGCACAGCGATGGCGATAGCAACCATCAAAGGTGAAGCAATCCCAAGAATGATGACCGACAGCGCGACATCCAGAATCCGCTTCAGCAGGAAGGCGCCGCGCGGGAAGTCGCGCCGATGCAGGGGGATCGTCGGAAACTGTCCGATGTACTCCACCCGTGCGTTCCAGGCGAGGCCGTCATACAGATCGGGGACCACGCGCACATCGATTCCCTGCGAGCGGGCCTCTTCGACGACGGCCATGACGGTCTGCTTATCGGCGGGGGTCGAAAAGTAAATCTCGTCGACGAACAAGGACCTGGCCAGCGCCACACAGTTGCTGACGTCGCCGATCACATCGGGAGCAATCCGGTCATCGCCCCTCGGGGCAAGCGAGATGAAGCCCATGAAACGGAAGCCCATATGACGAAGAGCTTCCAGGTGGTTGCGCAACGCATGGCCAACGCGTCCATCCCCCACGATCAGGACGTTGCGCGTCTCCAATCCCTGCAGGTAGCGGCGCTCTCGCAGCTTGCGCATCACGGCACGGCGAATCATCACCAGCACCATCGTGATCACAACCGTCAGGAGCACCATGACACGCGAGATAGCGTACCCATGCATCACATACAGGTTGCCGCAAAGCAGCAGGCCGGCGGTCAGGGTCGCCTGTACGGTCATCCGCTGCTCGTGCAGGCCGCTGTGGTTCTGAGCCAGGCCATACAGCCCATAAATCCGCGCGAAGATCACCAGGTAGAGGCCGAAGAGCGCGAGGAACATAAACGAGACAGCCGGGCGCGCCGGCACCAGGTGGGCCAGGACTCTATCCGCAGGAATCGGGCTTTCAGGGATAAACCGGAGCCGGAAGGCGATGAAACCGGCAAACATAGCGGTAAAAAAGTCAAAAGAAGCCCAAACGATACTGGTCAACGCCGGTTGCGATAAGGTTCCCGCAGTCCCAGCCGCAGAGGCACCATGCCTCCCATGCCTCCCGGAAATCACTATCTGTTGGAGATAGTCAGGTGTCGTCATCTTGAGCTACCGTAAATGGCCCCACACCGAAGAACGGTGTTTGTTATCTATCTTGAGGAAGTGTCCCATACTCTATGGGCAACGGTTGAACGGCGTTCGAAAAACATTAACAAGCCCGTACCCGTAACAACATCATTTCAAAAACGTTGGACCCCGAAGGGTGAATGATTGTTAACCCTAGTTTGGCAGAATCAGGGCATCCAAAGCAAGGAATTCCTGAAGTACAGGATCCTTGCTGGAGCGCATCTCCTCCATCGTCCCGAAGAAATGCGCCTTGCCTTCGTGCAGAAAGACAACGCGATCAGCCAACTTCTGAGCGAAACGCATATCATGGGTGACCACAATACTCGTGAGATGCAGTTGCACTTTTAAACGTTGGATCAGGTCTCCTAAAAGATGCGCCATTAAAGGATCGACCATGGTGGTCGGTTCGTCATACAGAACAGCCGACGGCTGAGCCGCGAGTGCCCTCGCAATCGCCACCGACCGCTTCATACCGGTGGAAAGGTCCGAAGGCAGCAGGTCTTCCATCCCGGCGACCCCCACCATCTCCAGCAAACCCTTGACCACCTGCCGGATCTGGTCCTCCTCCATTGTTCTGCGCTCACGCAGCGGAAAAGCCACATTTTCTCCCACCGAGATGGAGTCGAATAACGCACCGTTTTGGAAGACCATCGTGACCTTGCGCCGAACCTCCTGCATCTCCCGCTCGGAGAGACCCGAGATGTCCTGCCCGGCGACCAGCACCGTTCCCTGATCGGGCTTGAGGAAACCCATCAAGATCTGCAAAGAAACCGACTTGCCGACGCCGCTTCGTCCCAAAATACAGAGCGTCTCCCCCGGATTGACGAAAAAGCTCACATCTTCCAGCACAACGAAGTCGCCAAATGACTTACAGACGTGCTCAAAGGAGATGTAAGGACCGACCTGGGAGGAGTTTAAGAACTCCTCACCGGCAATCCCCGCATCAGCTTCGATATTCGAATCATTCGCAATGGCTTCAGCCTCTTCCTCGTTAGCCTGCGCCGCCTCGGCCATGAACTCCTCAACCACAGGAGCGACATCCGCCGAAACCTCCGCGGTCAGGGACACTTCTTCATCCGGCGGCAGTTTGGCCTCGTTGTCGTCAGTCACAGCTTTCCCTCCCAGCTAGTATCCCATTCGTGGTTACGCTGTTCGATGCTGGGCCCAGATCTCGGCTTCAGCCAATTCCTGTGGAGTGTTCATGTTCGAGAACCAGAACTCGAGATCGAGCGCGGCAGGATTTGTCTCCGGAGCAAAGTGCGAGGCATCACAGGACCATAGCCATTCAGCCCCGTCGTTATCAATACTCATAAGGATTTCATCCAGGCGACGTTCCCCACGCTCAATGGCCTGAGCAACAGAGGCATAGCACTCCCGCCGAATCATGCAGAAAGCAGGCTGCCGCTGTTGATTCACCAGCAGATAGCTTGCCCCGCAACCTGCGAGCCCCCGTTCCAAAACGGCGGTAGCCCAGTTGTGCAGAAGTTGCACAGGCACCAACGGCACATCGACAGGGATAACCATCACCCACGGCTGCAATGCCCCCATCAATCCGGCTGCAATGCCAGCCGCCGGGCCTGCACCCAGCAACTCCTCCTGCACCACCGGCGCATACCCCGCCAGATCCTCACGATTCCCCGCGATGCTCACATCAACGCAAAACTCCCGCAGTTTCTCGACCGCAATCTCGACCATTGGACGCCCACAAAACGGCAGCAGCGCCTTATCCCGTCCCATGCGCAGGCTCTTTCCGCCCGCCAGCACGAACCCATGCACGGGCAGCTTCGTATCGCCCTCTCGAAACTCGTCTCTCGAATCTCGCAACTCGAAGGCCTAAGCCCCACCAACCAGCCCAAAGAACCGCACGATCGACTCGATCCCGCGATGAAAGTTGGCCAGGTGAAACTTCTCGTTCGGCGCATGAAGATTGTCGTCCGGCAGCCCGAACCCCATCATCACTGTAGGAATTCCCAGCTCACGAACGAAGTCGCCGACGATCGGGATCGACCCGCCACCACGTACAAACACCGTCTCCTTGCCGAAGACCTCGGCCATCGCCTCTTTTGCGGCGCGGATATAGTCGTTGTCCGTGCTCACCACGATCGGCTCACCGGAGTGGATCATCCGCACCGTCACCTGGGTTCCCTTCGGGACGATCCCTTCGACGAACTTCCTGTACTTCTCGAACGTGGCCTCGGGAGCCATTCCCGGCACCAGACGGAAGCTGATCTTCGCCAGCGCTTTTGCCGGAATCACGGTCTTCGCGCCCGCTCCGGTAAAGCCTCCGGGCATGCCGTGAACATCCATCGTCGGACGCGACCACGTCCTCTCCAGCACGCTGAAGTCCGGCTCGCCCGTCAGCTCCGTCGAGCCCACCTCTGTCTTGCGATAGTGCTCCTCATCAAACGGCAATGACTTCCAGGCCTTCAGCTCATCCGCAGTAGGAGCCTCGATGCCGTCATAGAAGCCGGGAATCGCGATGTGTCCGGTCTCATCCTTCAGCTTCGCAATGATCTGTGCCAGGGCGACGAATGGATTCGGAGCTGCACCGCCATACATGCCGGAATGAAGATCGGTCGCGGCGCCGCGCACCTCAAGCTCCGTATAGATCATGCCGCGCAGACCGACGCACAACGTCGGCAACTCAGGCGCGAACATCTCGGTGTCGCTCACCAGCGCGGCGTCGGCCTTGAGCACATCCCCATGCTCCCGCACAAAGGCCGCAATGCCCTCTCCGCCAACCTCTTCTTCGCCTTCGACGATCACCTTGATGTTGACCGGCAGCTTGCCTTCGGCCTTCAGAAGGGACTCGAGCGCCTTCACATGCATCCACATTTGGCCCTTATCATCGACCGCGCCGCGCGCGTAGATATTGCCATCGCGCTCTTCCGGCTCAAACGGCGGCGACTTCCACTCATCGAGAGGATCGGGAGGCTGGACATCGTAGTGCCCATAGCAGAGCACCGTCGGCTTTCCGGGAGCATGCAACCAATCGGCATAGACCAGCGGATGCCCCTGGTGAGTCGCCGTGGTCGTCTCGATCAGCCGGACGTTCTCCATTCCAGCCGCACGCAGGCCCTCGGCAACGAACTCCGCCGCCTTGCGCACATCGCCCGCACGTTCCGGAGTGGTTGAAATCGACGGAATGCGCAACAGCGCCTTCAACTCCTCAACAAACCGTGCCCCATTGTCCTTCGCAAACTCCACTGCCTTGCCGCTCATCAAAACACTCCTCAAAACCGTTCCGGCACCATACACCGATGCCCCCAGAATAGTCCGTCTATCTCTCGTCTCCAACCTGCTGCGGAGGGAATTACGATCTCTTTACATCTTTGATCGGCACTTCCCCGTCTATAACAACTACAGCGCTATAAATTACGAAGCAGCTCAATCCTGCAAAACTCATCTCAGAATCAGTCAACACAGAAGGAAGCATGACGAAGATCACGCCGCGCCACACAGTCTCAATCGCTCTTTTCCTCGGATTACTTTGCACCGGTGAACTCTGTGCGCAGCAGCTTGCGGCGTCTGATACCCCCAGTCTTCCTGCAGCACCGGTGGCCAACGTCTCCTATAGCTCCTCGAACGCAGCAGGCAACTTTTCAGACTCGCCGCCCCTGATCGATGCCCCAACGCCCCAAACTCCGGCATCCCAAGACAACGATCCCTCCGGGAAGCAGACGAAGCGCATTCTCGGCATCATCCCAAACTTCCGTGCCGTAAGCGCAGATCAGCATCTGCCGCCGCAGACGGTCAAAGACAAGTTCATAACCGCCAGCCAGGACACCTTCGACTACTCGGCCATCGTCGTACCGGCAGGACTCGCAGGCTTCGATCTGGCCCGCAACGCCACGCCTGAGTTCGGCCATGGCGGAGTTGCTTATGGCCGCTACTTCTGGCACTCCCTCGTAGACCAGACCGTCGAAAACTACATGGTGGAGTTTGTCGTCCCCGCCGCCACCCACGAAGACACCCGTTACTACACGCTGGGCCACGGAGGCTTTCTCAAGCGCACCGGCTATGCCCTGAGCCGCACCATCATCACCCGCTCGGACTCCGGCAAAGAGGTCTTCAACGCTGGTGAAGTCGTGGGAGCAGGAGCCGGAGCCGGTCTCTCCAACCTTTACTATCCCAGCCGGGAGCGCGGTCTGGGCAACACCGGCACCCAATGGGGCACAAGCATCGGCATCGACGCAGCCACCTTCGTCCTCAAAGAGTTCTGGCCGGACATCAACAACGCGCTCTTCCACAACAAAGACTAAAACGCCTGGACCACCATACCTCTCAAGGCGGCGGAGACAGGATGGCAATTCCATGG encodes:
- a CDS encoding NAD+ synthase produces the protein MRIALAQINPTVGDFSGNLQKIREFTECAVAQRADLVIFPELAICGYPPADLLEKESFVKRAEASLAEVAALTKGEGRPAILCGAALSVAQPTGKHVRNVAALLEAGEIRSLQQKMLLPFYDVFDEQRYFEPATHQSLAVVKGQAVALTVCEDAWNDKVFWPRRNYSVDPVEELMKQWAVLPQPLGGQRLILNISASPYWHGKVEVRQRMIGALAKRHHATVVLVNQVGANDSLVFDGNSFVAGPDGEIVAQARGFAEDLVIFDTDSAPVKVASVPETDAATQTSLTWQALVLGTRDYVRKCGFKKALLGLSGGIDSALVAAIAVEALGAENVQGIGMPSEFSSTGSVSDAEKLAQNLGIAFSVVPVREIYTQFSDSLQPFFAGTSFGLAEENLQPRIRGSLLMALSNKTGALVLTTGNKSEMATGYCTLYGDMVGALAVIGDVYKTEVYALSHYANREREIIPEDTLTKPPSAELRPGQKDTDSLPPYEVLDPILRAYIEDYVSAEEIAAKQGVDENLVRSVIQLVERSEYKRQQAAPVLKVSKKSFGMGRRFPIAAKREV
- a CDS encoding sugar transferase; amino-acid sequence: MTSIVWASFDFFTAMFAGFIAFRLRFIPESPIPADRVLAHLVPARPAVSFMFLALFGLYLVIFARIYGLYGLAQNHSGLHEQRMTVQATLTAGLLLCGNLYVMHGYAISRVMVLLTVVITMVLVMIRRAVMRKLRERRYLQGLETRNVLIVGDGRVGHALRNHLEALRHMGFRFMGFISLAPRGDDRIAPDVIGDVSNCVALARSLFVDEIYFSTPADKQTVMAVVEEARSQGIDVRVVPDLYDGLAWNARVEYIGQFPTIPLHRRDFPRGAFLLKRILDVALSVIILGIASPLMVAIAIAVRLDSKGPFFYRAQRIGRKGRTFTCYKFRTMVVNADRLRENLAHLNEREGVLFKISNDPRITKIGVILRKYSLDELPQLFNVLIGDMSLVGPRPPIAAEVEQYELSHLRRLDVLPGMTGLWQVEARQDPSFDSYISLDTAYVENWNLLLDLRILARTISVVVGGTGS
- a CDS encoding ABC transporter ATP-binding protein yields the protein MTDDNEAKLPPDEEVSLTAEVSADVAPVVEEFMAEAAQANEEEAEAIANDSNIEADAGIAGEEFLNSSQVGPYISFEHVCKSFGDFVVLEDVSFFVNPGETLCILGRSGVGKSVSLQILMGFLKPDQGTVLVAGQDISGLSEREMQEVRRKVTMVFQNGALFDSISVGENVAFPLRERRTMEEDQIRQVVKGLLEMVGVAGMEDLLPSDLSTGMKRSVAIARALAAQPSAVLYDEPTTMVDPLMAHLLGDLIQRLKVQLHLTSIVVTHDMRFAQKLADRVVFLHEGKAHFFGTMEEMRSSKDPVLQEFLALDALILPN
- the mobA gene encoding molybdenum cofactor guanylyltransferase, translated to MRDSRDEFREGDTKLPVHGFVLAGGKSLRMGRDKALLPFCGRPMVEIAVEKLREFCVDVSIAGNREDLAGYAPVVQEELLGAGPAAGIAAGLMGALQPWVMVIPVDVPLVPVQLLHNWATAVLERGLAGCGASYLLVNQQRQPAFCMIRRECYASVAQAIERGERRLDEILMSIDNDGAEWLWSCDASHFAPETNPAALDLEFWFSNMNTPQELAEAEIWAQHRTA
- a CDS encoding dipeptidase → MSGKAVEFAKDNGARFVEELKALLRIPSISTTPERAGDVRKAAEFVAEGLRAAGMENVRLIETTTATHQGHPLVYADWLHAPGKPTVLCYGHYDVQPPDPLDEWKSPPFEPEERDGNIYARGAVDDKGQMWMHVKALESLLKAEGKLPVNIKVIVEGEEEVGGEGIAAFVREHGDVLKADAALVSDTEMFAPELPTLCVGLRGMIYTELEVRGAATDLHSGMYGGAAPNPFVALAQIIAKLKDETGHIAIPGFYDGIEAPTADELKAWKSLPFDEEHYRKTEVGSTELTGEPDFSVLERTWSRPTMDVHGMPGGFTGAGAKTVIPAKALAKISFRLVPGMAPEATFEKYRKFVEGIVPKGTQVTVRMIHSGEPIVVSTDNDYIRAAKEAMAEVFGKETVFVRGGGSIPIVGDFVRELGIPTVMMGFGLPDDNLHAPNEKFHLANFHRGIESIVRFFGLVGGA